The genomic DNA GTAGCCATCAGGGTGTGTGCCGGCCCGCCATGGCGGGGGAGTGGAGTGCAACCAAGTGTAAGCCGCCGCCGCGGCTTTCAGCGTCGGGCAAACCCGCAGCCAGCGCGGCTTGCGACACAATCAGGACATGGAACACGACGATATTCTGCGGGTGGCCACCTACAACATTCACAAGGGCGTGCAGGGCATCGGGCCCGCGCGCCGCCTGGAGATCCACAACCTGGGCCTGGCGGTGGAGCAGCTCGACGCCGACATCGTCTGCCTGCAGGAGGTGCGCAAGCTCCACCGGCGCGAGGCGACCTATTTTCAGCGCTGGCCCGAACTGCCCCAGGCCGAGTTCCTCGCGCCCGAGGGCTACGAGGCCGTGTACCGCACCAACGCCACCACCAAACACGGAGAACATGGCAACGCCCTGCTGTCGCGCTGGCCCGTGATCGGGCACCAGCACGAAGACATCTCGGACCACCGCTTCGAGCAGCGCGGGCTCTTGCATGTCGAGGTGGATGCCCACGGGCGGCGCATCCACGTGATCGTGGTGCATCTGGGGCTCATTCCCGGCAGCCGCATCCGCCAGATCGAACGCCTGCAGCGCTTCATCGAGCGCGAGGTGCCGTCCGGCGCGCCTGTCGTGGTGGCCGGGGACTTCAATGACTGGGGCCAGCAGGTCAAGCGCATGCTGGCCGGCTTTGCGCTGCACGAGTTCGACGCGCCGCGCACCTTCACCTACCCGGCGCGGCTGCCGCTGGCGCAGCTGGACCATGTGTACGTGCGCGGCCTCACGCCGCTGTCGCTGCATGTGCCGCGCGGCCGCATCTGGTGGCGCATGTCCGACCACCTCCCGCTGATCGCCGAGTTCAGGCTATGACCCCCGTTGTGCCGTTCGCGGCGCCTTCCTCCCTGGAAGGGGCGACGCCCCCGCCGGGCGACGGGCTTCCGAAATGAGAAGAAAGCCTTTCGCGCGGGCCCATGGGGCAGGATTTTCCGACGACCACCAGGTGCGCCTGCTGCAAGGGGCCGAGGAGCTTTTTCCCGCGCTGATCCAGGCCATGGACGCCGCCCTGTCGGACATCCAGTTCGAGACCTACATCTTCGACTTCACCGGCGCGGGCGCCGCCGTGGCTGAGGCCCTGATGCGCGCGGCGCAGCGCGGCGTGCGCACGCAGCTGGTGGTGGATGGCGTGGGCACGGGCGCCTTGCCCCACGGCTGGGCGCAGCGCCTGCAGGCGGCCGGCGTGCAGTACCGCGTGTATTCGCCGCTCGGCCCCCTGGGCCTGCTGCTGCCACACCGGTGGCGGCGGCTGCACCGCAAGCTGTGCGTGGTGGACGGCTGCATGCTGTTTTGCGGCGGCATCAACGTGCTGGACGACTTCCACGACCCCAACCACGGCGCGCTGGAGGCGCCGCGCTTTGACTTCGCGGTGCAGGCCACGGGCAGCCTGGTGGCATCGGCCAGCGAGACCATGGACCAGCTGTGGTGGCGCATGCAGGCGGTGCGCGACGCGCGCCAGCGCCGCCTGCCCGAGGCCCTGCAGGCCTTGCGCGCCGCCAGCGCGGCCAAGCATGCGCTGCAGGCCGCCGAGGCCGGCCCGCCCATGCGCGCCGCGCTGGTGCTGCGCGACAACGTGCGCAACCGCAGCCGCATCGAAAAGGCCTACCGCCGCGCCATCGGCGCCGCGCGGCACGAAGTCATCATCGCCAACGCCTATTTCATGCCCGGCGGCAAGCTGCGCCGCGCGCTGGTGATGGCGGCGCGCCGGGGCGTGCGGGTGCGCCTGCTGCTGCAGGGGCGCTACGAGTACTTCATGCAGTACCACGCGGCACGGCCCGTGTATGGCGCGCTGCTGGAGGCGGGGGTGGAGATCCACGAATACGCGCCCAGCTTCCTGCACGCCAAGGTGGCCGTGATCGACGCGATGGGCGACAGGCCCTGGGCCACGGTGGGCTCGTCCAACCTCGACCCCTTGAGCCTGCTGCTGGCGCGCGAGGCCAATGTGGTGGTGGAGGACGCCGCCTTTGCCACCGACCTGCGCCAGCGCCTGGTGCATGCGATGCAGCATGCCGGCCGGCGCATGGACCCGGCGCGCTACGCGGGCCGCCCGCTGCGCCAGCGCGTGCTGGACCGCATTGCCTTCGGCCTCATGCGGCTGGCGCTGTGGATCACCGGAAAAAGCTATTGAACCGCCCTGAGCGGCTGCGCCGCTTTCCCCCGGGGGACGCCACCCCGTGGCCCGGCAAAGCCGCTTCCACGGTGGCACTGGCGTGGGGCGGCGCCCTTGACAAGTATTGCTATGAATAGCATAGCTGCTGGCGCTTTACCATCAAGCGGTGGAGGCCCAAAACCTTTGAAATTTGCGGTGTGTCAATCGCTGTTACGATTCTGACCATGTCCAGCCAACCCGCCGCCGATATGACGTCCACCCCGCCGGATGATGAAGGCACGCCTGTCTCCGTCAAGATCCGAGAGCGCCTTGCCGCTGCCCGCAAGCGTTTTCATGCCAATGACAACATCGCCGAGTTCATCGAGCCCGGCGAGCTGGAGAAGCTGCTCGACGAGGTCGAGGTCAAGATGCAGGGCGTGCTCGACAGCATGGTGATCAACACCGAAGGCGACCACAACACCAACAACACCGCGCGCCGCGTGGCCAAGATGTACCTCAACGAGGTGTTCAAGGGCCGCTACGTGGCGCAGCCGGCCATCACGGAATTCCCGAACGCCGAGCACCTGAACGAGCTCATGATCGTGGGCCCCATCACCGTGCGCAGCGCCTGCAGCCACCATTTCTGTCCGGTGATCGGCAAGATCTGGATCGGCGTGATGCCCAACGAACACACCAACGTGATCGGCCTGTCCAAGTACGCGCGCCTGGTGGACTGGGTCATGGGCCGCCCGCAGATCCAGGAAGAGGCCGTGGTGCAGCTGGCCGACCTCATCATGGAAAAGACCCAGCCCGACGGCCTGGCCATCGTGATGGAGGCCAGCCACTTCTGCATGTCCTGGCGCGGCGTGCGCGAGATGGACAGCAAGATGATCAACTCCGTGATGCGTGGCGTGTTCCTCAAAGATTCGGCGCTGCGCCGCGAATTTCTGTCCCTCATCCCTGGAAGGAACTGACCATGCTCGTACGCCTGCTCTATGCCAGCCGCGCGGTGGACACTTCGCCCGCCGCCATCGAAGCCATCCTGACGCAGTCGCGCCAGCACAACCCGGGCTGCGGCATCACCGGGGTGCTGTGCTACGGCGGCGGCGTGTTCCTTCAGGCCATCGAAGGCGGGCGCTCCGCGGTGAGCGACCTGTACGGCCACATCCAGAAGGACCCGCGCCACAAGAACGTGGAGCTGCTGCACTACGAAGAAATCGCCGAACGCCGCTTCGGTGGCTGGACCATGGGGCAGGTGAACCTGTCCAAGATCAACCACTCCATCTTGCTCAAGTACTCGGAGAAGCCCGAGCTGGACCCCTATGCCGTGTCGGGCAAGGTGTCGTTCGCGCTGCTCGAAGAACTGATGGCCACGGCCTCCATCATCGGCAGAGCCTGAAAGGCGGGGTGTTTTGCTGCTGCGCGGCCACACCCCGGGCCTGCGGTACTCGCCGCACGGGAGTGGGGCTGCGTTCCTCCACCCAGGCTGAGACCGCTCGCTACGCAAGTCACCCCACTTTTTTCGCTGATGCTCTGGCCTCGTTGTTTCGGCCGCAGCCCACCCGGTTCTGCGGCTTTTTGCATTCAGGCCGCTCTTCTTCTCATCCGTGACCCTTACCGCCTTCGCCCTCATCATCCTTGCCGGCCTCATCCACGCGTGCTGGAACATCGTGGCCAAGAAGGCCGGGGGCGATTCGCGGTTCGCGTTCTTCACCTCGGTGATCATGATGGTCATCTGGGCGCCGTTGGGCTGGTACCTGGGGCGCGATGCCGTGCCGCTGTGGGGGGCCACGGAGTGGGCCTTCGTCGCGGCCAGCGGGCTGCTGCACGTGGGCTACTTCGTCATCCTGCTGCGCGGCTACAGCAAGGCCGATCTCACCGTCGTCTACCCGCTGGCGCGCGGTTCCGGGCCGCTGCTGTCGTCTCTGGTGGCGGTGACGGTCCTTGGCGAGCGCATCTCGGCGCTGGGCGTGGCCGGCATCGCCGGCGTGGTGGGCGGGGTGTTCCTGATCGCGGGCGGCCCGGGCCTGCTGCGCGCCGCGCACGACCCTGCCGCCCGGGCGCGCGTGCACAAGGGCATGCTCTACGGCCTGCTCACGGGCGCCTTCATCGCCAGCTACACCGTGGTGGATGGCTATGCGGTCAAGATCCTGCTGATGTCCCCCATCCTCGTGGACTACATGGGCAACTTCGTGCGCGTGGGCTTGCTCGCGCCCGTGGTGCTGCGCGACCTGCCCACGGCCCGTGCGCTGTGGCTGGCGCAGTGGCGCTTCGCGCTGCTGGTGGCGGCGGTGAGCCCCGTGGCCTACGTGCTGGTGCTGTACGCGATGCGCGAGGCGCCCATGTCCCACGTGGCGCCCGCGCGCGAGGTGTCCATGCTGTTCGCCGCGCTCATCGGCGGCCACCTGCTGGGCGAGGGCGACCGCGTGGCGCGCATTTTTGGCGCGCTGTGCATTGCCGCGGGTGTCACCGCCCTGGCGCTGGGGTAGGCCGTCATGGCGGAGCCCATCCGTCCCCTGCTGCTGGGCTGCGATTTCTCCAGCAGCCCCACGCGGCGCAAGCCCGTCGTGCTGGCGCTGGGCCAGCGCCAGGGCGCGCGGGTACAGCTCGCCGCGCTGGAGCGCTTTGACACGCTGGCCGCGCTGGGCGAGTGGCTCGCCCGGCCGGGCGATTGGGTGGGCGGCTTCGACCTGCCCTTCGGCCTGCCGCGCGAGCTGGTGCGGGCGCTGGGCTGGCCGGTGCAGTGGCGCGCCTGCATGCAGCACTACCGCGGCCTCAGCCGCGCGCAGATCCGCGACCAGTTCGCCGCGTTCTGCGACGCACGCCCCGTGGGCGGCAAGTTCGCGCACCGCGCCACCGACGGGCCCGCGGGCTCCAGCCCGTCGATGAAATGGGTGAACCCGCCCGTGGCCTACATGCTGCACGCGGGCCTGCCGCTGCTGCTGGACGCCGGTGTCCACCTGCCGGGCCTGCACGGCGGAGACCCGCGCCGCGTGGCGCTGGAAGCCTACCCGGGGCTGCTGGCGCGCGAAGTGCTGCAGCGGCGCAGCTACAAGAGCGACGACCGCGCCAAGCACACGCCCGACCGGCTCATTGCCCGCAAGGACCTCGTGAATGCGCTGGAGATGGGCCAGACCCGGCTGGGCCTGCGCCTGAAGCTCAGCCACGCGCAGCGCGATGTGCTGGTGGACGACGCGAGCGGCGACAGCCTGGACGCCGTGCTGTGCCTGCTGCAGGCCGCCTGGGCCCAGCAGCGCCATGCAGAGGGCGACGCGCTCTACGGCCTGCCGCCCGGGCTGGACCCGCTCGAAGGCTGGATCGTGACCGCCGATGCCGCCGATATTGCCGCTTTTCCGGGCATCGGTCCGGCGCACGGTGCGTAGCATGGGCGGAACCCACGCCTGATATCTTCACCACCCCCATGCCGGTTGTCGCCCGCTCCCTGCTTGCCCTCGCCCTGCTGGCACTGCTGATGCCGCCCGCACAGGCCGCCCCCGCGCCCTGGTACTACTGGCGTAGCATGGTGGATGGCGCACGCGTCTGCGCGCAAGCCTCGCCGGGCCATGGCTGGCAGCGCGACAGCGCCGCCTACGAAGGCCCTGGCTGCCAGCCGCGCCGCAAAGTGCTCATCGTGCCCATGCGGTGACGTGCCGCACGGTGGGTGGTGGACAGGCTGCTGTTATAAAAAACATAGCTATCAGCGCTTATTGCATAAGCGCTAGCAGTCAAAAGTGCTTGCAATCATGTGCATGCATTCGATAATGGCATGCATGACTGAATTGATTCTGATCCGCCACGGCGAGACCGACTGGAACCGCGAACTGCGCTTCCAGGGCCACGTGGATGTGCCCCTCAACGCCACCGGCCACGAACAGGCCCGCCGCCTCGCCGAACGCCTGGCCGCGGAACAGATCGTGGTGGACCACCTGGTCTGCAGCGACCTCATCCGCACGCAGCAGACCGCCACGCCCAGCCTGCAGGTGCTGTTCCCGGAACTGCGCATCGACACCCTCACCGACAGCAGCCTGCGCGAGCAGAGCTTCGGCGTGGTGGACGGCAAGCGCGTGGACGACATCAAGATCGAACACGCCGATGCCTGGACCCAGTGGCTGCGCTTCGAAGCCGACTACGGCATGCCCGGCGGCGAGACCACGCGCCAGTTCCACACCCGCGTGATGGACGCCGTGCGCCGCATCGCGCAGCAGTACCAGGGCCGCAAAGTCATGGTTGTGACCCACGGCGGCGTGCTCGACATGATCTGGCGCACCGCGCGCGGCACGGGCCTGGACGGCCCGCGCCAGAGCGACATCCCCAACGCCGGCCTGAACCGCGTGCGGGTGGATGGCGATGTGGTGGAGGTGCTGGACTGGGCCGATGTGCGGCATCTGGCGGACCTGCCGGCGCAGCCGGTGTATGACCAGACGAAGCTGCTGGTGAGATAGCCTGGCGGCAGGCACAGGGGAGGGCGGGCCGCGCCCGCGCCTGCTTCTATCGCCGGGCTCCGCTATCCCTGGTGTGGCAGCAGCAGCCCCAGGGCGCCATTGACCACCCCCACCTGCCGCGCGAGCCGCACCGACTCCAGCTGCGCATTGGCCATCGGCTGCAGTAGGTTCTGCACCGCCGCCCACTGCCCGTTGCGCTGCAGCGCATCCAGCCAGATCTGGTGGAACAAATCCCGCTGCGCGTGGCTGCCGCCGATCTCCAGCAGCCGTGGCAATGCCAGGCCCAGCTGCTCCGCCGCCGTGGCCCAGTCGCCTTGCGCATGCGCCAGCAGGCCGCGCGCGGCGGGCTCGCACACCTGCTTCCACACGGTGCGTTCATGTGCCTCGGTGCGCGTGGCGGCGTGGGCCTCGATGTTGCGCAGCAGCGTGCGTGCCGCCTCCGTGCGGCCCGCGCGGGCCAGGCCGTAAAGATACTGCAGGTCCAGGAACGGCAGCACATGGTCGGCCAGGCGCAGTGCCAGGTGGCCGGCCACGTCGGCCCAGCGGTGGCCCACATCCACGCCCGCCAGTTCCAGCCGCGCCAGCAGCGAGACGGCGTTGATCTGGTCCTGCGTGTATTCCTTGACCACGCCCCACACCTGGCTGTCGTACAGCGCCAGCACCTCGGCGTGCCGGTCCTGCTCCAGCAGGAAGAGTGCCTGGTGCCACCAGTTGTGCGTGACCATGAAGGAGTTGAGCCCCGTCCAGGTGTCGCTCACGCCGGCCATGAAGTCCGCGCCTTCGCCGATGCGCCCCTGTGTCAGCATCACGTGTGCGAGGGCATGGTGGGCCCAGGGTTCCTTGCGGCACAGGCGCACCGCATGGCGCGCGGCGGCTTCCGCTTCGGTGAGCCGGTGGCACTGCTCCCAGCCAAAGGCCAGCATGCCGTGCAGGTAGGGCACGTCGGCGGCAGCGGGCAGGGCCTGCAGCGCCAGGCGCAGCATGCCGGGTGAGTCGCCGCGGTTGAACAAGTGGTATTGGCCGAGCTTGAGGGAGGCCAGGTCGCGCGGGAACAGGCGGGCCTGCTCCTCGTGCAGCGCGATGGCGCGCGGCAGGTCGCCGTGAACCCAGGCGGCGACGGCGGCCACGAAGCGCTGTTCGCGCTCGCTCGCCGCAGGGGCATGGGCGAGCGCCCGGTCAATGAAGGGGCGCGCGTTGCCCGGGGCCTGCGCCGATTCGGCGAACATGTGCAGTGCCGCGCAGCAGGCCTGCACGATGGCGCTGGGGTCGCCGGCGGCCTGCAGCACGTTCACCGCGCGGGCCTCGCAGGCGATGAAGCCTTCCACGAAGTCATTCAACGCCGCCGCGCTGCCTGGCTCGCGCAGGGTGGCGGTGTTGCCCAGGCTGTCGGTCAGTGCGTGCGCGGCGGTGGATGGCATGGGGGCATTGTTGGGCGGCAGGGCTCAGCCGCCCTTGATCAGCGTCAGATAGGCCTTGCGTGTCTCGGCCGATACAGAGGCCACCAGCTGCTCATGCGGCGTCTGGTGGCGCGCCAGCATGCGGGCCGTGGCAACGGTCTTGGACTTGCAGAACCAGTGGCAGGTGTGCTGCATCAGGAACAGCTCCGCCGTCATCATGTAGGCCCGGTCCTTGGGCGACAGGTGGCTGGTGTTCTGCACCACATGGGTGATGCCGCGTGCATGGATCGCCAGGGCCCGCCGCATGTCGAAGGTGAACGCCGGCAGGATCTTCTCGGCGAAGGGGATGGCCATCGCGAGGCGGCTGACCCGCGCGTCGGCGTCGCTCACCTTGGCGAAGTCCGCGGCGAAGCGGCTGAACTGCTCGCTCAGCTGCTGTTCGGTGGTGCTCAGCAGGCTCCAGATCTGGCTGCGGCGCTCGTCGGTGCTTTCACCCAGGGCCCGCAGGTAGCCGTCTGTGAGCGCTTCCATCAGCTTTTCGATCTGGTAGTGGGCCAGATGGTTGCCCAGCAGCACGATGCGCTTGCGCTGCTCCTTGGCGTTGAGCATGAAGGTGCCGGTGGCGATGAGGATCGCCAGGATGAGGATGTCCATGCGGTGATTCGTTGAAGTGGTGCGTGTCGTGGTGGCCCGGGGCGCAGGCCAGCCCGGAGGGGGCGCCGCACGCGGGGCGTGCGTGTTGCCAACCCCTAGGTTACCAACATCCACCCCGCCGGGCCCTCGGGGTTAAGCCGCAGGCGGCAGCGGCCAGGCCTTTTGCGGCTCGCGGATCAGCTCGAACGCATGGGCCACCTGCAGCACGCCCAGGTCGTCGAAGCGCGCGCCGGCGATCTGCAGGCCGATGGGCAGGCCGCTGGCGGTGTAGCCGCAGTTGACCGAGGCCGCCGGCTGTTCGGACATGTTGAACGGCACGGTGAAGCCGATGTGCTCGAGCGGGCGCAGCGGGTCGTTGGTGGGCGAAGGCAGTTCGGCCTGGAAGGCGGGCATCGGCGCCACGGGCGAGATCACATAGTCGAACGCGCTGCAGGCCTTGACCGTATTCACGCGCGTGAGGTGGAACTGGTGGCTGGCATTGAAGACCTCGGTGCCGCTCATGCTGGCGGCGCTGTCGGCCCAGGTGCGGATATAGGGCAGCACCTTGTCGCGCTGCTGCGCGGGCAGGGCCTTCAGGTCGATGTGGGAGCGCATGCGCCAGAAGTGGTCCATGCCGTCGAGCATGGCCTGGGTCATGAAGGGCATCATGGGCACGATGGTGGCGCCAGCGGCCTCCATCAGGCGGGCTGCGCGTTCCACGGCGGCCTTCACTTCGGGTTCCACCGGCAGGCCGCAGCCCGCGTCCAGCAGCAGGCCGATGCGCAGGCCGCGCAGGCGCTCCACGCCCTTGTTGAACTGGCTCCAGGCGATGTCCTGCGCTGGCAGGCTCATGCTGTCGCGCGCGTCCGGCTGGCTGAGTACCTGCATCATCAGCGCGGCGTCGGCCACCGTGCGGGTCATGGGGCCGGCGGCACGGCCGGTGTAGGGCGGGTCGATCGGGATGCGGCCCAGGCTGGGCTTCAGGCTGAAGATGCCGCACCAGCTGGCGGGCAGGCGCAGCGAGCCGCCGATGTCGGTGCCGATGTGCAGCGGCCCGTAGCCCGCCGCAGCGGCGGCACCGCCACCGGCGCTGGAGCCGCCCGGGCCCTTGCTCACGTCCCAGGGGTTGCGCGACAGTGGGTGGAAGGTCGACAGGCCCGAGGACAGCATGCCGTAGTCGGGCATGGTGGTCTTGGCCACGATGACGGCACCGGCCTCGCGCATGCGGGCGGCGGGCGGCGCATCGGCGGTGGCGGGCACGAGTTCGACAGCGGCGGTGCCCAGGGGGGTCGGGTCGCCTTGCGTCGAGATGTTTTCCTTGATGGTGCTGGGCACGCCGTCGAGCGCGCCCTTGGGCTCGCCACGCAGCCAGCGCGCTTCCGATTCGCGGGCCTGCGCCAGGGCGGCCTCGGGCCGCAGCAGGTAGGTCGCCTGTATGTGGGGCTCCCAGCGCCCGATGTGGGCCAGCACGGCCTGCGTGACCTCGACGGGCGAGAGGCGGCGCGCGCGGTAGGCGGCCAGGAGGTCGTGGGCGGGCAGGTCGTGCAGGGCGGTCATGGTAGAGAGATTTTTGATAAAAAAGGCTGATAACGCT from Acidovorax sp. A79 includes the following:
- a CDS encoding endonuclease/exonuclease/phosphatase family protein produces the protein MEHDDILRVATYNIHKGVQGIGPARRLEIHNLGLAVEQLDADIVCLQEVRKLHRREATYFQRWPELPQAEFLAPEGYEAVYRTNATTKHGEHGNALLSRWPVIGHQHEDISDHRFEQRGLLHVEVDAHGRRIHVIVVHLGLIPGSRIRQIERLQRFIEREVPSGAPVVVAGDFNDWGQQVKRMLAGFALHEFDAPRTFTYPARLPLAQLDHVYVRGLTPLSLHVPRGRIWWRMSDHLPLIAEFRL
- the clsB gene encoding cardiolipin synthase ClsB, giving the protein MRRKPFARAHGAGFSDDHQVRLLQGAEELFPALIQAMDAALSDIQFETYIFDFTGAGAAVAEALMRAAQRGVRTQLVVDGVGTGALPHGWAQRLQAAGVQYRVYSPLGPLGLLLPHRWRRLHRKLCVVDGCMLFCGGINVLDDFHDPNHGALEAPRFDFAVQATGSLVASASETMDQLWWRMQAVRDARQRRLPEALQALRAASAAKHALQAAEAGPPMRAALVLRDNVRNRSRIEKAYRRAIGAARHEVIIANAYFMPGGKLRRALVMAARRGVRVRLLLQGRYEYFMQYHAARPVYGALLEAGVEIHEYAPSFLHAKVAVIDAMGDRPWATVGSSNLDPLSLLLAREANVVVEDAAFATDLRQRLVHAMQHAGRRMDPARYAGRPLRQRVLDRIAFGLMRLALWITGKSY
- the folE gene encoding GTP cyclohydrolase I, with protein sequence MSSQPAADMTSTPPDDEGTPVSVKIRERLAAARKRFHANDNIAEFIEPGELEKLLDEVEVKMQGVLDSMVINTEGDHNTNNTARRVAKMYLNEVFKGRYVAQPAITEFPNAEHLNELMIVGPITVRSACSHHFCPVIGKIWIGVMPNEHTNVIGLSKYARLVDWVMGRPQIQEEAVVQLADLIMEKTQPDGLAIVMEASHFCMSWRGVREMDSKMINSVMRGVFLKDSALRREFLSLIPGRN
- a CDS encoding BLUF domain-containing protein; its protein translation is MLVRLLYASRAVDTSPAAIEAILTQSRQHNPGCGITGVLCYGGGVFLQAIEGGRSAVSDLYGHIQKDPRHKNVELLHYEEIAERRFGGWTMGQVNLSKINHSILLKYSEKPELDPYAVSGKVSFALLEELMATASIIGRA
- a CDS encoding DMT family transporter → MTLTAFALIILAGLIHACWNIVAKKAGGDSRFAFFTSVIMMVIWAPLGWYLGRDAVPLWGATEWAFVAASGLLHVGYFVILLRGYSKADLTVVYPLARGSGPLLSSLVAVTVLGERISALGVAGIAGVVGGVFLIAGGPGLLRAAHDPAARARVHKGMLYGLLTGAFIASYTVVDGYAVKILLMSPILVDYMGNFVRVGLLAPVVLRDLPTARALWLAQWRFALLVAAVSPVAYVLVLYAMREAPMSHVAPAREVSMLFAALIGGHLLGEGDRVARIFGALCIAAGVTALALG
- a CDS encoding DUF429 domain-containing protein is translated as MAEPIRPLLLGCDFSSSPTRRKPVVLALGQRQGARVQLAALERFDTLAALGEWLARPGDWVGGFDLPFGLPRELVRALGWPVQWRACMQHYRGLSRAQIRDQFAAFCDARPVGGKFAHRATDGPAGSSPSMKWVNPPVAYMLHAGLPLLLDAGVHLPGLHGGDPRRVALEAYPGLLAREVLQRRSYKSDDRAKHTPDRLIARKDLVNALEMGQTRLGLRLKLSHAQRDVLVDDASGDSLDAVLCLLQAAWAQQRHAEGDALYGLPPGLDPLEGWIVTADAADIAAFPGIGPAHGA
- a CDS encoding histidine phosphatase family protein; translation: MTELILIRHGETDWNRELRFQGHVDVPLNATGHEQARRLAERLAAEQIVVDHLVCSDLIRTQQTATPSLQVLFPELRIDTLTDSSLREQSFGVVDGKRVDDIKIEHADAWTQWLRFEADYGMPGGETTRQFHTRVMDAVRRIAQQYQGRKVMVVTHGGVLDMIWRTARGTGLDGPRQSDIPNAGLNRVRVDGDVVEVLDWADVRHLADLPAQPVYDQTKLLVR
- a CDS encoding tetratricopeptide repeat protein, with translation MPSTAAHALTDSLGNTATLREPGSAAALNDFVEGFIACEARAVNVLQAAGDPSAIVQACCAALHMFAESAQAPGNARPFIDRALAHAPAASEREQRFVAAVAAWVHGDLPRAIALHEEQARLFPRDLASLKLGQYHLFNRGDSPGMLRLALQALPAAADVPYLHGMLAFGWEQCHRLTEAEAAARHAVRLCRKEPWAHHALAHVMLTQGRIGEGADFMAGVSDTWTGLNSFMVTHNWWHQALFLLEQDRHAEVLALYDSQVWGVVKEYTQDQINAVSLLARLELAGVDVGHRWADVAGHLALRLADHVLPFLDLQYLYGLARAGRTEAARTLLRNIEAHAATRTEAHERTVWKQVCEPAARGLLAHAQGDWATAAEQLGLALPRLLEIGGSHAQRDLFHQIWLDALQRNGQWAAVQNLLQPMANAQLESVRLARQVGVVNGALGLLLPHQG
- a CDS encoding amidase, translating into MTALHDLPAHDLLAAYRARRLSPVEVTQAVLAHIGRWEPHIQATYLLRPEAALAQARESEARWLRGEPKGALDGVPSTIKENISTQGDPTPLGTAAVELVPATADAPPAARMREAGAVIVAKTTMPDYGMLSSGLSTFHPLSRNPWDVSKGPGGSSAGGGAAAAAGYGPLHIGTDIGGSLRLPASWCGIFSLKPSLGRIPIDPPYTGRAAGPMTRTVADAALMMQVLSQPDARDSMSLPAQDIAWSQFNKGVERLRGLRIGLLLDAGCGLPVEPEVKAAVERAARLMEAAGATIVPMMPFMTQAMLDGMDHFWRMRSHIDLKALPAQQRDKVLPYIRTWADSAASMSGTEVFNASHQFHLTRVNTVKACSAFDYVISPVAPMPAFQAELPSPTNDPLRPLEHIGFTVPFNMSEQPAASVNCGYTASGLPIGLQIAGARFDDLGVLQVAHAFELIREPQKAWPLPPAA